The genomic DNA GCCACTCTAGAGGAGCCACTTTGAGAGTTCATTCTTTGGTGTTTTCAGTGAAACCTTTTTTTGTAAAGAAAGCAAAGACACGCTCGGGcagatgtataaaaaacaaagtaCAAACTTTATTATTCTGTCTTTACAAAGGCACAAGCCTCTTTATCCCCAAAACATTtctcttaaaaaacaaaaaaacaaaaaaattgaTTTTCGATTGCCGTACACCGACAGGCGCAATGAAAAGCTTCTGACCAAATGACACGAGGGATACcaacaaaagagaaacagagacaTCGTAAAACATTGTGTGGGACTAAATGATATGATGGGCAGACGAGACAAGATGGAGGAGGCTGTACATGAAAGTAAAGGGGGACACGGCTGTGCGGGTTGTATTCAAAACTCAAGAGCTTCAGCTGTGGAGGTGCCTCTGACCCACACGAGGCAAACTCCAGTATAGTACAGTAAGTGCTTTGTAATCTTGACCCCGATTGGTGATCCCTGGACCAACGACAGTAATCTGATATGTCCACTCATCGCCCCTGACGCCGCGCCGTGCACAGGTGGGATTAAAATGCAGACGACTTTTCAAATGCAGATGTTTTAAAGGGGCAAAGAAAGCAGAGCTTACACGGTTTCAGTATCGGGAATCTTTTAGCCATAAGTACTGGGAATACTTCCTGCCATTTCAATTTAAAGGACGCTTCAGTCTTTTCAGTGCAGCTGACATCGATATTAAAGGGCAGTTCCGTCTAAATCACTTTAGCAACTCTTCAAGTTACAAAAGAGCAGTGATGTGTCAGAAATTGTAATAAATTTCTGTATAAATCAAGTTTACATAGAAACTTGgtgaaaaaaatataaaagacaaacagaatCACTACGGAATGTCAACATTTTAACAAGAATTTCTTCGCCTACACACGTGGGAGCCAAACAAATTGCGGGCCTACATGTAATTCTCAGTGAAGGTAAATTTCAGGAGCGCTTGACTGGATATTGGTAATAAATCAGCAACCTGTTCATCTCTGAGGCGCACGCAAGTCAACAAACATGAGTGAAACGGACAAAAACAACTGGGAATAATATTCTCCAACACACCCGGGGGCCCACAAGGATTCCATCGGCCACCAAATGCCCAGCTCAAGTGTTCAGGCAGGTCTATCGGACCCCAGGGCTGTGTTAAGGCTGGCTTCACGGTGCCTCCCTGCACCCGCGGGCTGGAGGTAAGGCgagctgctgcctctctgcGCTACATATCATTAATGTCTATCAAACAGTTCCAAGCgagaaaacaaaagagcacAAAGAAAAATCTATGCAAAAACTTGTAAATGGCATGGTACGCCGCACAAAAAAGCATACAAAAAAGGACATATGTatgatatatatttatatatatatggaaaTGCATAGAGCATGTGTGGTCAACCCAGTCACATCCATGGCACATTTCGCtgggcttttattttcaaagggCAACGGGATTTAGCCCTTCGGATTGAACAAACAAGTGATTGTATGTCAGTTTcatatgtgtgcgtgcgcgtaGGTGCTTACGTGCACATTCATGCGCCTCGTTTTCAAGGCAAAAGTGTTGCTGCCACAGACTGCCAGAGTCTGGCGCATTACTGATCCCTGCTGGATTCAGAACGCCGAAACGGAACACgggtgcgcacacacacacatacacacacacgggtgcgCGCCCACACCTGTGGACGTCAGTCATGACTGACCACAGATTAGCTTATTTAACAAGCCAGGTGCTTTTATCTTCTAGAGGGGGGAGGGTGTCAAGAAATATCAAAgcactgtttttttctttttccccaggCAGAATGAAAAACATGCCATATACATAAATGGGAATACTAGGAACCCAGCCTAGTATCAACACCtagcaaataaacaaacagaaagACGAGATTTTATCTGATAAGcgcagcatctcctccagaaCGTTGCTTCGGCTACACATAAGGTCAGCCATGAAAGAAACCAAACATTCGTTCTCCCGGGTACAATCGCTTTAGCTCACCGGCTGAGGGAGAAACTAAACATGAAAGCCCCACGAGAGCAGAACATTTCCTTCCGTAACCGACGTCTAAAAAGGTGGAACTTTTTAGTCTTGCTGACTCACAGTGTTTCTCCGCGCAGCCGAGAGAAGGAGCTTTAAAGGATTCTTATCTCAGGAAAAATGCTAACCCGCGCGATGATGCGGAGGCCACACCACTGGGCTttctttcaacttttttttcttgttctctGTTTCGAGGCTCAGTCAAGAAATATAGAGAAGAGTGCTGGTGATCTCTAGTGACGTTTAACAGATGTTTGATCTATGATCCAGTCTGGCGAAGCAGTTTGTACATCAGTCAGTGAAGTGGTGTCCCTAATAACCTTTTCTAAACATGTATGAATATAGGTGAGTTTGGAAGTAGCGGCAAGCGAGAGAGCAGAGGAATAAACTGAAAGTTAGATGAAGAACAGGCTTCATGTTTAAGTGTCTAACTGCGAACCTAGCCAGGCTGCCTACCACAGTACATGTAAGAGTGTGTACtgaacagtaaaaaaaaaaacaaagaacaacaaaaaagagtGCTTCTATCATCCTACCAGCCCGGTTTATGTCCACGGAACAAGCAAACTGTGTGGGTATCTCGCCTTCTGTAGGCCTGGTCTGCTTGgacctttttgtgtgtttaagtgtgtgtgcatgaaggGCGTGCGTGGCACCACGACGGGAACTCATGGCAGCGAGCAGTCGTCGGGCCCGTCGCTGTTTGAGGCCGTGTCCGAGCCAGCGGCATCAGACAGGACGCGCCCTGATGTGACGATGACCGCCctccgctgctcctcctcgcCGGTGCAGCCCTTCGCCTGGGTGCCCTCGATGTGCTGGATTGCCTAAACGGAGCAAAATTAGACTGAGTGATACCAGCGACAACAGCACCTCCTAGTGGGTTAAAACCGAAATAACACCCAGTCCGAATTCAGCGGTCTATACTAAAATATTTAGCTGATACAAATGTCAACTTAATTGTATCTTCACTtcatcaaacatttaaaactttaaaaagagcAGTCGCCGCGCTCACAAAATACAAATTAGTCATTTTGCAAGCCTGCAATGGAGCCACCTGTCTTACTTGAACAATAGTGTCCAGATTCTGCCGAGACGTGGACACCGTGTTGATAACTGATGACGGGCCCATGGTTACCACGGTGACGTGATGCGGCAGGACGGCCTGGACAGGTGCTGGGACGATGACCGTGGCATGGTGTGTGGGAGCAGGGGGTGTTGCTGGCGCTAAAACCTGGATGGAAAGAGCAGtggtgtcatgtgaccagtTGTGAAGGATAAATAAGGTTAAAAACACCAACATAATAAAGCTTGGCTGGACTAGATGTTCAGAAGCTTCCATGCACCAAATTTTCTTTGGGAGGCATCATTTGTCAAATATAAACCCCCGCTCTAAGGCAGCGGATGGACAGACGGGATTGATTTGGCAGAAGTCCGCAGAAAAGGGATACTCCAGCTGTCAGGACAGTGAGAGTAGATGGATATTTTAACaggcccccacacacactccccctttTCTGTCGACACACCTAATGAGGAAAAGACCATTACGTGTGACAGACGACGTGCAGCTAGATGTGTTCTTGTACGTATTTCAGAATGCAACGTCCTTCAACATGATGGATGCGCAATCTACATATGCACAGGGTTGCAGGTAGGGGGTGGGGGATCATATTATAATTCAAATTCTATTTTACAAGTGTCAGCCATCCCCAATCTTTCCTTCAGTGGGATCATAAGAAATGGGAGCAGGGATCAGTTTTCTCCTTGAGGGTTCAGAACGTGTCgaacgttttttttttgtcgagTTACATCTGTCTGCCAGATGTCTTCTgtctgccccccaccccttctAATACTGAAACATTGTGTTGTCAAAAATACCAACTTATAATACCCAATCTTGCTTTTTACACTCATGCTCTCTTGTTGGGTAATCTGATAATCTGATATAAAAATATGAAACGAATAGAAATAAACGTTCAAGGTCATATACTCAGTGTCTGGATGCAGGATTTGTTATTGTACTTTAATTTTGTAAACTGTTGTTTGTCCTCATTTTAGTACGAGTATAACATGTTTAGTGAATACATGCTCTTTGTGAGTtgaattaatattattataacAAATGTGTTGACAAAAATGGAATATTTGTGTAAAATTAGAGATCCCGACCTGTGGGCTATGGACTGGAGTCAGGTCCCTCTCCAGCTGGCTCTGTGGTTGCAGATGAACCAGGTTTTGTGATTGGGCCTGCTGGGCAATTGCCTTTAGCTTCTCTGGGTACAACTGAGCATCCAGGGCACGAATCTACCACACATGGCGGGAAGATCTTTGTCTGGGTGCACGTTCAGACTTTAAATTCGAGCCAGAGCTACGCTGCAGGACTTACCTGATCTTCAAGCATCATCCTGACTGAGcgctccttctccagctgctgcctcaacTCGATCATCTCCCTCCTCAGGTCCTCAgacttttcctcctccagaatATCTGGTGAGCCGATGccttcatccttctcctccgcGCGCCTCCTCTTTGGAGAGGAGCCACTTAACTCCTGTTAACAAATGGCAGAGTTATGCATGTGCGTTTTTAACTCTCAAACAGGTCATCCGAGGACAACGGATGGTTTACTTGTATGATTCGCTTCAGCTGGCTGTTCTGCTGTAACAGTCGAGTCTTTTCCTGCTCCAGGGTGAAAATGTATTCTGCCGTCTGTTGCAGAATGGCAGCCTTTAGGGGGAAAATGAACAGAATTAAGTTGAAAAAAGTTGACCATAAAAGCAAGAAGAGGCTCATTTTAACTCATTGCTGAGGAACTTTCAGAGACCCACCTTGCTGAGCTTCTCCCCATCACTGTGTGGGATGAGCGTTTTCAGTGATTGGAACCCAGCATTGATGCTCTGCATACGCCGACGCTCATTGCTGTTGGCGATCTCTCTGCGAATTCGCCTCTCTTGGTCCCGGGCTGTTTCTGGAGTCAAAGGAATGTTGGCCAGACTGGAGGGCAATACATAAGAGGACACAGTCAGTGAGATGTGCCAAAATGATACAGGGAatagaaaatgtaatttaaaaaacgGCATTGCGAGCTGCAGTGAGCTGCCGAATAAATAACACAttctaaaaaatatattatttgcATCGAACGCAACATTTTGTTGGGGGCCCTACGTCAATGAAAAAGCATCTGtgaaataaaagataaagaatGCTTCCTGCCAAAGAATAAGTGCAGGCATTTAAAAGGACCCCAAATAAAATACCATGTAGTAAATAGCTATTGCTGGGAACTCCAGGTGTGGTTATTTTAATATTAACACTGTGCCAGCGTACAACAGCAGAGGGGAGAATTCTTCCCCCAGCATCCTCTGTATCagcctcagtgtctctggtAACAACCAAGCCAAGCCTCTTATCTGTACTGACTCAGCTGGCTCGGTACAAACATCAGTAATAACTGTGTGCATacacagatgaagaaaaagaatGTGTGTCAGTGcgcaggcacacaagtacacacactgCAGGATCATTTCCAGCAAAAATGTCTGCCAAAACATGACCACCTGGGCATGGGCTTTTTCCTAACATGCAAATATAAAACACTACATAGGGAACAGACAAAGTCTAAATCAGATTAATTCTTAGATAAGAACCAGGTGCCTTAACAAAGCCAACCCAATTCCTCAATGACTCTAGATGAATGATTTTACCATTTTGCAAGGAAATCGACATTGCCCGAGCTATAATGCACGGTAATAATTAGGGAATTGGGGCCGCCCTCCGGTAGTTTAAAGCTATAAGAGTAGTTACTCTTATATGGAAACAGTAAAATTGTACACTTGCAGTATATAACACCAGTAATTTAGTTAATTTGATTATGACTCAAATTCATTATTttgttaaaattaaaattgtTGAATCAGTCCGAACTTTATTTTAGGATGGAGGGGGGTCCTTGAACCACTCAATATTCCCTTTTACATGGCGACTGGCTCACCATGCAGAATTGAAGATTATAagaactacatttcccagactGCCCCCGTCAAAGGCAGCAAGCGCAGATCCCTCCGCCTCCCTCTTCAAACAAGGCTTGGGGACGTATCGAAAGGCCTTCCGCGACAAACACACCCCCTTATTAATAACACCACTTTTCATTTTCAAGCCCCCTCGCCGCCATTGTCAAATCTACCCGAACCGAACACCGTGTGGAACTCGGTCTCCATTAGATCAAACAACCCCCTCTGTCGTCGTGGTTCGCGACAGCTCCTCCATGTTTCGCGCAGACTTTCGTGTCCTCCGCCATTACAACAATGCGGCAGGCAGCATGG from Takifugu rubripes chromosome 5, fTakRub1.2, whole genome shotgun sequence includes the following:
- the tfap4 gene encoding transcription factor AP-4 isoform X2, with protein sequence MEYFMVPAQKVPSLQHFRKTEKEVIGGLCSLANIPLTPETARDQERRIRREIANSNERRRMQSINAGFQSLKTLIPHSDGEKLSKAAILQQTAEYIFTLEQEKTRLLQQNSQLKRIIQELSGSSPKRRRAEEKDEGIGSPDILEEEKSEDLRREMIELRQQLEKERSVRMMLEDQIRALDAQLYPEKLKAIAQQAQSQNLVHLQPQSQLERDLTPVHSPQVLAPATPPAPTHHATVIVPAPVQAVLPHHVTVVTMGPSSVINTVSTSRQNLDTIVQAIQHIEGTQAKGCTGEEEQRRAVIVTSGRVLSDAAGSDTASNSDGPDDCSLP
- the tfap4 gene encoding transcription factor AP-4 isoform X3 → MKSGVINKGVCLSRKAFRYVPKPCLKREAEGSALAAFDGGSLGNVVLIIFNSACLANIPLTPETARDQERRIRREIANSNERRRMQSINAGFQSLKTLIPHSDGEKLSKAAILQQTAEYIFTLEQEKTRLLQQNSQLKRIIQELSGSSPKRRRAEEKDEGIGSPDILEEEKSEDLRREMIELRQQLEKERSVRMMLEDQVLAPATPPAPTHHATVIVPAPVQAVLPHHVTVVTMGPSSVINTVSTSRQNLDTIVQAIQHIEGTQAKGCTGEEEQRRAVIVTSGRVLSDAAGSDTASNSDGPDDCSLP
- the tfap4 gene encoding transcription factor AP-4 isoform X1 encodes the protein MKSGVINKGVCLSRKAFRYVPKPCLKREAEGSALAAFDGGSLGNVVLIIFNSACLANIPLTPETARDQERRIRREIANSNERRRMQSINAGFQSLKTLIPHSDGEKLSKAAILQQTAEYIFTLEQEKTRLLQQNSQLKRIIQELSGSSPKRRRAEEKDEGIGSPDILEEEKSEDLRREMIELRQQLEKERSVRMMLEDQIRALDAQLYPEKLKAIAQQAQSQNLVHLQPQSQLERDLTPVHSPQVLAPATPPAPTHHATVIVPAPVQAVLPHHVTVVTMGPSSVINTVSTSRQNLDTIVQAIQHIEGTQAKGCTGEEEQRRAVIVTSGRVLSDAAGSDTASNSDGPDDCSLP